A stretch of Clostridium formicaceticum DNA encodes these proteins:
- the xerD gene encoding site-specific tyrosine recombinase XerD: MNQFISNYVEYLANEKQLSNNTLESYVRDVKQYLTYLSENEVEDIAYTSKTTIITYLVYLQNKGKAVSTISRSIASIRCFYQYLLQNKIVLKDPTLNLESPKTKKKLPSILTLNEVDALLNQPEESTHKGKRDKAMLELLYATGIRVSELISLSMDDINIDLGFVKCTTGSRERVIPIGSVALDALNNYLENARNLFIKNEKENLLFLNMQGGQLTRQGFWKIIKAYTKQLSIAKPITPHTLRHSFATHLVQNGADLKSVQEMLGHSDISTTQVYANLTKNKIKDVYNKTHPRA, translated from the coding sequence ATGAATCAATTCATTTCGAACTATGTAGAATATTTAGCCAATGAGAAACAACTATCCAATAACACTTTAGAGTCTTATGTGCGGGATGTAAAACAATATCTAACTTATTTAAGTGAAAATGAAGTTGAAGATATTGCGTATACCAGCAAAACTACGATTATTACTTACTTAGTTTACTTACAAAACAAAGGAAAAGCAGTTTCTACCATATCTAGGAGTATTGCTTCTATCCGATGTTTTTATCAATACCTACTACAAAATAAAATTGTTTTAAAGGATCCTACTTTAAATTTAGAGTCTCCAAAAACAAAAAAGAAGTTACCTAGTATACTAACTTTAAATGAAGTAGATGCGTTATTGAATCAGCCTGAAGAAAGTACTCACAAAGGAAAAAGAGATAAGGCGATGTTAGAACTTTTATATGCTACTGGTATTCGGGTTTCGGAACTGATTTCTTTGAGCATGGACGACATTAATATAGACTTAGGTTTTGTAAAATGCACTACGGGAAGTCGAGAGAGAGTTATTCCCATAGGCTCTGTAGCTTTAGATGCCCTGAATAATTACTTAGAAAATGCTAGAAACCTTTTTATTAAAAATGAAAAGGAAAATCTTTTATTTTTGAACATGCAAGGAGGACAATTAACTCGTCAAGGTTTTTGGAAAATTATTAAGGCCTATACAAAACAATTAAGTATTGCAAAGCCCATCACCCCCCATACGTTGAGACATTCCTTTGCAACCCACCTTGTGCAAAATGGTGCAGACTTAAAGTCTGTACAGGAGATGCTGGGACATTCTGACATATCCACCACGCAGGTTTATGCAAATTTAACAAAAAATAAGATTAAAGATGTATACAACAAGACACACCCTAGGGCCTAA
- a CDS encoding NUDIX hydrolase: MSFEEKTLKSERIYEGKIVNLRVDTVELPQKKYSKREIIEHAGAVGILAVTKDQKIVLVKQFRKPVEETILEIPAGKLEAKENPADCALRELGEETGYKTSKVKKLLEFYSSPGFTNEVLHIYLAEDLEEGIAHPDEGEFVEPVHIGIEEALEKITKGEIKDAKTIIAILAYKNILNML; encoded by the coding sequence ATGTCATTTGAAGAAAAAACGTTAAAGTCCGAGCGAATATATGAAGGAAAAATTGTTAATTTAAGAGTAGATACAGTAGAACTACCACAAAAAAAATATTCTAAGAGAGAAATTATAGAACACGCGGGAGCTGTGGGAATCCTAGCAGTTACAAAGGATCAAAAAATTGTTCTTGTAAAGCAGTTTAGAAAACCTGTTGAAGAAACAATATTAGAAATTCCTGCTGGCAAGCTGGAGGCAAAGGAAAATCCTGCGGACTGTGCTTTAAGAGAATTAGGCGAGGAAACTGGATATAAAACTTCAAAAGTGAAAAAGTTATTAGAGTTCTACTCTAGCCCTGGGTTTACGAATGAAGTGCTTCATATTTATTTAGCAGAGGATTTAGAAGAAGGAATAGCACATCCTGATGAAGGTGAATTTGTTGAACCAGTACATATAGGTATAGAAGAGGCCCTTGAAAAAATTACAAAAGGTGAAATAAAAGATGCTAAAACAATTATTGCTATCTTAGCTTATAAAAATATATTAAATATGCTTTAA
- the spoIIM gene encoding stage II sporulation protein M, translating to MFNKVMNYLKKHIRENLLIYSMVILCFLIGVSVGAFTVKIVDKHQKEELFYYLRDFFQLFYTNELSGVSIFRQSFVNNFQLLILSWILGLVVLLAPLVLLIVSFKGFVIGFTVALLIEEFKLWGILVFLLGVFPQNFIIIPSFIFAAVFSLCFSSSFIKIKIKKIKNIGFLKQMLPYSSLYGILVMIIVVASFIEAYIAPLFIRLIASNLL from the coding sequence GTGTTCAATAAGGTGATGAATTATTTAAAAAAGCACATAAGGGAAAACCTATTGATTTATTCTATGGTGATTCTATGCTTTTTAATTGGCGTATCTGTAGGTGCCTTTACTGTAAAAATAGTAGACAAACATCAGAAAGAAGAGCTGTTTTACTATTTAAGAGACTTTTTTCAATTATTTTATACCAATGAGCTAAGCGGGGTTAGTATTTTTAGACAATCCTTTGTGAATAACTTCCAGTTGCTTATTTTAAGTTGGATTTTAGGTTTAGTGGTTTTGTTAGCACCACTTGTTTTGTTGATTGTATCCTTTAAAGGATTTGTTATTGGATTTACAGTTGCACTACTGATTGAAGAATTTAAACTTTGGGGGATTCTAGTATTTTTACTTGGGGTTTTTCCTCAAAATTTTATTATCATACCAAGTTTTATTTTTGCTGCTGTTTTTTCTCTATGCTTCTCCTCCTCTTTTATAAAGATAAAAATAAAGAAAATAAAAAACATAGGATTTTTAAAGCAAATGTTACCCTATAGCAGCTTATATGGCATTTTAGTGATGATTATTGTGGTTGCATCCTTCATAGAAGCCTATATTGCCCCTTTGTTTATAAGACTTATTGCCAGTAATCTTCTTTAA